Proteins from a single region of Phyllopteryx taeniolatus isolate TA_2022b chromosome 10, UOR_Ptae_1.2, whole genome shotgun sequence:
- the sec24b gene encoding protein transport protein Sec24B isoform X2 → MSAPVNGYGQTPAPNGGAAAPRQNGPVQTYTTTYPAMGYYGAPPQQRNDPTIPSHCMGMSSKAPVTNSGHHVNNYYQNHCQVAPPSSAPPPQQHAAAVPSSAPPPSAHYAQFQQQHPPYATPRAYYGQMAYHASPAQSQQQQPTLLPAPPSGPGAPLYPIISYPSAPGTSQYGTLVSNQMGTTPRTIQYSNLQPGSTTTAAMHPGYNVAPSTQMASAVNGQGSTIASTAHQHYDHQASYGGTANGERPPSGTPTTSVHSSPGHHQGTQFGYVANSGTISASGPTAAPSSSSSEDDEDDDEEEEDEEAGGDTSSSTTGSASPVPNSYDSLEEDSMPPSANMTNQASPYGSYGYPTMQPAYGGGPTPLTDSQASRDLLGPSGYQQYPQPFPSLSQLSAALGGLSGVPELEVEALRPVNLLQERNLLPSRPLQAPEPNLSSELKKVNCSPQTFRCTLTSIPQTQALLSKARLPLGLLLHPFRDLEQLPVITSNTIVRCRYCRTYINPFVTFLDQRRWKCNLCYRVNDVPDEFMYNPVTRSYGEPHKRPEVQNATVEFIASSDYMLRPPQPAVYLFMLDVSHNAVESGYLKYFCESLMENLDKLPGDSRTKVGFLTFDSNVHFYNLQEGLSQPQMLVVTDIDDVFIPSHDSLMVSWKESKELIKDLLTSLPAMFTQSRETHSALGPALQAAFKLMSPTGGRVSVFQTQLPTLGAGLLQSREDPSQRASAKAVQHLGPATDFYKKFALDCSGQQIGVDLFLLSSQYADLASLACVSKYSAGSIFYYPSFHHIHNPAQLEKFQKDLERYLSRKMGFEAVMRIRCTKGLSIHTFHGNFFVRSTDLLSLANVNPDSAFAVQMSIDDSLVDSSLACFQAALLYTSSKGKRRIRVHTLCLPVVNQLSDVYAGADVQAITCLLANMAIDRSVSSSLSDARDALMNAAVDFVSAYKSNVSNLQHSGLVVPAAMRLLPLYILSLLKQRAFRTGMSTRLDERVFAMCEFKTQPLQQLMRMVHPDLYRLDNVSDQGALHLNDRLVPQPPLLHLSAERLSRDGAFLMDCGSVFYLWVGKCCNEMFIRDVLDYPNYASIPTNMSCIPELETLLSERVRAFLDWLQDNRAFSCILHVIKDDTSANATFFQHLVEDRPESGSSYCEFLQYIQQQVS, encoded by the exons ATGTCGGCGCCGGTGAACGGCTACGGTCAAACCCCTGCGCCGAACGGTGGAGCTGCTGCCCCCCGACAGAATG GTCCAGTTCAGACATATACCACCACGTATCCCGCCATGGGTTATTATGGGGCCCCACCTCAGCAACGGAACGACCCCACCATCCCGTCACACTGCATGGGCATGTCCAGCAAAGCCCCCGTCACAAACAGTGGCCACCATGTGAATAACTACTACCAGAATCACTGTCAGGTAGCACCCCCAAGCTCAGCGCCCCCTCCCCAGCAACACGCTGCTGCCGTTCCTTCCTCAGCACCTCCGCCAAGCGCCCACTACGCCCAATTCCAGCAGCAACATCCACCCTATGCCACTCCAAGAGCTTATTATGGACAGATGGCATACCACGCATCCCCAGCTCAGTCCCAGCAGCAACAGCCCACCTTGTTGCCGGCACCACCTAGTGGTCCCGGGGCCCCCCTCTACCCCATCATTTCCTACCCATCTGCACCAGGGACGAGCCAGTACGGCACGCTCGTCTCCAACCAGATGGGCACCACGCCTAGAACGATCCAGTACAGCAACCTCCAGCCAGGCtctacaacaacagcagcaatgCACCCTGGGTACAATGTGGCCCCTTCTACTCAGATGGCATCAGCCGTCAATGGTCAAGGAAGCACAA TTGCAAGCACAGCCCACCAACACTACGACCATCAGGCCTCCTACGGCGGCACTGCGAACGGAGAACGACCACCCTCGGGAACTCCCACAACGTCAGTACATTCCTCACCAGGCCACCATCAAG GCACGCAGTTTGGCTATGTCGCTAATAGCGGCACGATCTCGGCCTCTGGTCCGACCGCAGCCCCCTCATCATCTAGCtcggaggatgatgaggatgacgatgaggaggaagaggatgaggaagCAG GCGGCGACACGTCATCTTCCACCACAGGCAGTGCATCACCGGTGCCCAACAGCTATGATTCCCTGGAAGAAG ATTCCATGCCACCTTCAGCCAATATGACCAATCAAGCATCACCCTACGGTAGCTATGGTTACCCCACCATGCAGCCAGCCTATGGAGGAGGACCAACCCCACTCACGGACTCGCAGGCTTCTCGAGACCTGCTTGGACCGTCAGGCTACCAGCAGTACCCACAG CCCTTCCCGAGCTTGTCCCAGCTTTCTGCGGCACTAGGGGGGCTTAGCGGGGTCCCAGAGCTAGAGGTGGAAGCCCTCAGGCCTGTCAACCTTCTGCAGGAGAGGAACCTGCTCCCCTCAAGACCCCTGCAGGCCCCTGAACCCAACCTGAGCTCAGAGCTAAAGAAGGTCAACTGCAGCCCTCA GACGTTCCGGTGTACCCTGACCAGCATCCCTCAAACGCAGGCTCTGCTCAGCAAGGCCAGACTGCCACTTGGCCTCCTGCTTCACCCCTTCAGAGACTTAGAG CAACTGCCAGTTATCACATCCAACACCATAGTTCGCTGTCGCTACTGCCGCACCTACATCAACCCCTTTGTTACCTTCCTGGACCAGCGACGGTGGAAGTGTAACCTCTGCTATCGGGTCAACGATG TACCAGATGAGTTCATGTACAACCCAGTAACGAGGTCATATGGCGAACCTCACAAGCGACCGGAGGTCCAAAACGCCACCGTAGAGTTCATCGCCTCCTCAGATTACATG CTACGGCCCCCTCAGCCGGCGGTCTACCTATTCATGCTGGACGTTTCCCACAATGCCGTGGAAAGCGGGTACCTGAAATACTTCTGCGAGTCTCTCATGGAGAACCTGGATAA GTTGCCTGGAGACTCGCGCACCAAGGTGGGATTCCTCACGTTCGACAGCAACGTCCACTTCTACAACCTTCAGGAGGGACTTTCCCAGCCACAGATGTTGGTGGTGACTGATATTGATG atGTCTTCATACCATCTCATGATAGTCTAATGGTGAGCTGGAAGGAGAGTAAAGAG CTGATCAAGGACCTGCTGACCTCCCTCCCCGCCATGTTCACCCAGAGCAGGGAGACGCACAGCGCACTGGGCCCCGCCCTGCAGGCCGCCTTTAAGCTCATGTCGCCCACTGGCGGACGCGTCAGCGTGTTCCAGACGCAGCTGCCCACGCTGGGCGCGGGTTTGCTGCAGTCCAGGGAGGACCCCAGCCAGCGCGCCAGTGCCAAG GCAGTGCAACATCTTGGGCCTGCCACAGACTTCTACAAGAAATTTGCACTGGATTGCTCAGGACAACAGATCGGTGTTGATCTTTTTCTGCTCAGCTCCCAGTACGCTGACCTCGCCTCACTGG CATGTGTATCCAAGTACTCTGCAGGCAGCATCTTCTACTACCCCTCCTTTCATCACATCCACAACCCAGCCCAGTTGGAGAAGTTCCAGAAGGATCTTGAACGCTACCTCAGCAGAAAGATGGGCTTCGAGGCAGTCATGAGAATACGATGCACGAAAG GTTTATCCATCCACACATTCCACGGCAACTTCTTTGTGCGCTCCACCGACCTGCTGTCCCTCGCAAACGTCAACCCGGACTCTGCTTTCGCTGTCCAGATGTCGATCGACGACTCGCTGGTCGACTCTTCTCTGGCCTGCTTCCAAGCAGCTCTGCTCTACACTTCAAGTAAAG GGAAGCGGCGTATCCGGGTCCACACTCTTTGCCTGCCTGTGGTCAACCAGCTGAGCGACGTGTACGCCGGCGCTGATGTCCAGGCCATTACATGCCTGCTGGCCAACATGG CGATCGACCGCTCCGTATCGTCCAGCCTGTCGGATGCCCGGGACGCTCTGATGAACGCAGCAGTGGACTTTGTGAGCGCCTACAAGAGCAACGTCTCCAACCTGCAGCACTCCGGCCTCGTAGTGCCAGCCGCCATGCGCCTTTTACCACTTTACATACTCTCTCTGCTTAAACAG AGAGCGTTTCGTACAGGAATGAGCACACGCCTGGACGAGCGCGTCTTCGCCATGTGCGAGTTCAAGACGCAGCCGCTGCAGCAGCTGATGCGGATGGTTCACCCCGACCTGTACCGCTTGGACAACGTGTCTGACCAG GGGGCGCTCCACCTCAACGACAGGCTGGTCCCACAGCCTCCACTACTACACTTGTCTGCAGAGAGGTTGAGCCGAGATGGAGCTTTCCTCATGGACTGCGGCAGC GTGTTTTACCTGTGGGTTGGCAAATGCTGCAATGAGATGTTCATCCGAGATGTTCTGGACTACCCCAACTATGCTTCAATCCCCACCAACATG AGTTGCATTCCTGAGCTGGAGACGTTGCTGTCGGAGAGGGTGCGAGCGTTCCTCGACTGGCTGCAGGACAACAGAGCCTTCAGCTGCATCTTGCACGTCATCAA GGACGACACCTCGGCCAATGCGACCTTCTTCCAGCACCTGGTGGAGGATCGCCCAGAGTCGGGCTCCTCCTACTGTGAGTTCCTGCAGTACATCCAGCAGCAGGTATCCTAG
- the sec24b gene encoding protein transport protein Sec24B isoform X1: MSAPVNGYGQTPAPNGGAAAPRQNGPVQTYTTTYPAMGYYGAPPQQRNDPTIPSHCMGMSSKAPVTNSGHHVNNYYQNHCQVAPPSSAPPPQQHAAAVPSSAPPPSAHYAQFQQQHPPYATPRAYYGQMAYHASPAQSQQQQPTLLPAPPSGPGAPLYPIISYPSAPGTSQYGTLVSNQMGTTPRTIQYSNLQPGSTTTAAMHPGYNVAPSTQMASAVNGQGSTIASTAHQHYDHQASYGGTANGERPPSGTPTTSVHSSPGHHQGTQFGYVANSGTISASGPTAAPSSSSSEDDEDDDEEEEDEEAGGDTSSSTTGSASPVPNSYDSLEEGNYPDSMPPSANMTNQASPYGSYGYPTMQPAYGGGPTPLTDSQASRDLLGPSGYQQYPQPFPSLSQLSAALGGLSGVPELEVEALRPVNLLQERNLLPSRPLQAPEPNLSSELKKVNCSPQTFRCTLTSIPQTQALLSKARLPLGLLLHPFRDLEQLPVITSNTIVRCRYCRTYINPFVTFLDQRRWKCNLCYRVNDVPDEFMYNPVTRSYGEPHKRPEVQNATVEFIASSDYMLRPPQPAVYLFMLDVSHNAVESGYLKYFCESLMENLDKLPGDSRTKVGFLTFDSNVHFYNLQEGLSQPQMLVVTDIDDVFIPSHDSLMVSWKESKELIKDLLTSLPAMFTQSRETHSALGPALQAAFKLMSPTGGRVSVFQTQLPTLGAGLLQSREDPSQRASAKAVQHLGPATDFYKKFALDCSGQQIGVDLFLLSSQYADLASLACVSKYSAGSIFYYPSFHHIHNPAQLEKFQKDLERYLSRKMGFEAVMRIRCTKGLSIHTFHGNFFVRSTDLLSLANVNPDSAFAVQMSIDDSLVDSSLACFQAALLYTSSKGKRRIRVHTLCLPVVNQLSDVYAGADVQAITCLLANMAIDRSVSSSLSDARDALMNAAVDFVSAYKSNVSNLQHSGLVVPAAMRLLPLYILSLLKQRAFRTGMSTRLDERVFAMCEFKTQPLQQLMRMVHPDLYRLDNVSDQGALHLNDRLVPQPPLLHLSAERLSRDGAFLMDCGSVFYLWVGKCCNEMFIRDVLDYPNYASIPTNMSCIPELETLLSERVRAFLDWLQDNRAFSCILHVIKDDTSANATFFQHLVEDRPESGSSYCEFLQYIQQQVS, encoded by the exons ATGTCGGCGCCGGTGAACGGCTACGGTCAAACCCCTGCGCCGAACGGTGGAGCTGCTGCCCCCCGACAGAATG GTCCAGTTCAGACATATACCACCACGTATCCCGCCATGGGTTATTATGGGGCCCCACCTCAGCAACGGAACGACCCCACCATCCCGTCACACTGCATGGGCATGTCCAGCAAAGCCCCCGTCACAAACAGTGGCCACCATGTGAATAACTACTACCAGAATCACTGTCAGGTAGCACCCCCAAGCTCAGCGCCCCCTCCCCAGCAACACGCTGCTGCCGTTCCTTCCTCAGCACCTCCGCCAAGCGCCCACTACGCCCAATTCCAGCAGCAACATCCACCCTATGCCACTCCAAGAGCTTATTATGGACAGATGGCATACCACGCATCCCCAGCTCAGTCCCAGCAGCAACAGCCCACCTTGTTGCCGGCACCACCTAGTGGTCCCGGGGCCCCCCTCTACCCCATCATTTCCTACCCATCTGCACCAGGGACGAGCCAGTACGGCACGCTCGTCTCCAACCAGATGGGCACCACGCCTAGAACGATCCAGTACAGCAACCTCCAGCCAGGCtctacaacaacagcagcaatgCACCCTGGGTACAATGTGGCCCCTTCTACTCAGATGGCATCAGCCGTCAATGGTCAAGGAAGCACAA TTGCAAGCACAGCCCACCAACACTACGACCATCAGGCCTCCTACGGCGGCACTGCGAACGGAGAACGACCACCCTCGGGAACTCCCACAACGTCAGTACATTCCTCACCAGGCCACCATCAAG GCACGCAGTTTGGCTATGTCGCTAATAGCGGCACGATCTCGGCCTCTGGTCCGACCGCAGCCCCCTCATCATCTAGCtcggaggatgatgaggatgacgatgaggaggaagaggatgaggaagCAG GCGGCGACACGTCATCTTCCACCACAGGCAGTGCATCACCGGTGCCCAACAGCTATGATTCCCTGGAAGAAGGTAATTATCCAG ATTCCATGCCACCTTCAGCCAATATGACCAATCAAGCATCACCCTACGGTAGCTATGGTTACCCCACCATGCAGCCAGCCTATGGAGGAGGACCAACCCCACTCACGGACTCGCAGGCTTCTCGAGACCTGCTTGGACCGTCAGGCTACCAGCAGTACCCACAG CCCTTCCCGAGCTTGTCCCAGCTTTCTGCGGCACTAGGGGGGCTTAGCGGGGTCCCAGAGCTAGAGGTGGAAGCCCTCAGGCCTGTCAACCTTCTGCAGGAGAGGAACCTGCTCCCCTCAAGACCCCTGCAGGCCCCTGAACCCAACCTGAGCTCAGAGCTAAAGAAGGTCAACTGCAGCCCTCA GACGTTCCGGTGTACCCTGACCAGCATCCCTCAAACGCAGGCTCTGCTCAGCAAGGCCAGACTGCCACTTGGCCTCCTGCTTCACCCCTTCAGAGACTTAGAG CAACTGCCAGTTATCACATCCAACACCATAGTTCGCTGTCGCTACTGCCGCACCTACATCAACCCCTTTGTTACCTTCCTGGACCAGCGACGGTGGAAGTGTAACCTCTGCTATCGGGTCAACGATG TACCAGATGAGTTCATGTACAACCCAGTAACGAGGTCATATGGCGAACCTCACAAGCGACCGGAGGTCCAAAACGCCACCGTAGAGTTCATCGCCTCCTCAGATTACATG CTACGGCCCCCTCAGCCGGCGGTCTACCTATTCATGCTGGACGTTTCCCACAATGCCGTGGAAAGCGGGTACCTGAAATACTTCTGCGAGTCTCTCATGGAGAACCTGGATAA GTTGCCTGGAGACTCGCGCACCAAGGTGGGATTCCTCACGTTCGACAGCAACGTCCACTTCTACAACCTTCAGGAGGGACTTTCCCAGCCACAGATGTTGGTGGTGACTGATATTGATG atGTCTTCATACCATCTCATGATAGTCTAATGGTGAGCTGGAAGGAGAGTAAAGAG CTGATCAAGGACCTGCTGACCTCCCTCCCCGCCATGTTCACCCAGAGCAGGGAGACGCACAGCGCACTGGGCCCCGCCCTGCAGGCCGCCTTTAAGCTCATGTCGCCCACTGGCGGACGCGTCAGCGTGTTCCAGACGCAGCTGCCCACGCTGGGCGCGGGTTTGCTGCAGTCCAGGGAGGACCCCAGCCAGCGCGCCAGTGCCAAG GCAGTGCAACATCTTGGGCCTGCCACAGACTTCTACAAGAAATTTGCACTGGATTGCTCAGGACAACAGATCGGTGTTGATCTTTTTCTGCTCAGCTCCCAGTACGCTGACCTCGCCTCACTGG CATGTGTATCCAAGTACTCTGCAGGCAGCATCTTCTACTACCCCTCCTTTCATCACATCCACAACCCAGCCCAGTTGGAGAAGTTCCAGAAGGATCTTGAACGCTACCTCAGCAGAAAGATGGGCTTCGAGGCAGTCATGAGAATACGATGCACGAAAG GTTTATCCATCCACACATTCCACGGCAACTTCTTTGTGCGCTCCACCGACCTGCTGTCCCTCGCAAACGTCAACCCGGACTCTGCTTTCGCTGTCCAGATGTCGATCGACGACTCGCTGGTCGACTCTTCTCTGGCCTGCTTCCAAGCAGCTCTGCTCTACACTTCAAGTAAAG GGAAGCGGCGTATCCGGGTCCACACTCTTTGCCTGCCTGTGGTCAACCAGCTGAGCGACGTGTACGCCGGCGCTGATGTCCAGGCCATTACATGCCTGCTGGCCAACATGG CGATCGACCGCTCCGTATCGTCCAGCCTGTCGGATGCCCGGGACGCTCTGATGAACGCAGCAGTGGACTTTGTGAGCGCCTACAAGAGCAACGTCTCCAACCTGCAGCACTCCGGCCTCGTAGTGCCAGCCGCCATGCGCCTTTTACCACTTTACATACTCTCTCTGCTTAAACAG AGAGCGTTTCGTACAGGAATGAGCACACGCCTGGACGAGCGCGTCTTCGCCATGTGCGAGTTCAAGACGCAGCCGCTGCAGCAGCTGATGCGGATGGTTCACCCCGACCTGTACCGCTTGGACAACGTGTCTGACCAG GGGGCGCTCCACCTCAACGACAGGCTGGTCCCACAGCCTCCACTACTACACTTGTCTGCAGAGAGGTTGAGCCGAGATGGAGCTTTCCTCATGGACTGCGGCAGC GTGTTTTACCTGTGGGTTGGCAAATGCTGCAATGAGATGTTCATCCGAGATGTTCTGGACTACCCCAACTATGCTTCAATCCCCACCAACATG AGTTGCATTCCTGAGCTGGAGACGTTGCTGTCGGAGAGGGTGCGAGCGTTCCTCGACTGGCTGCAGGACAACAGAGCCTTCAGCTGCATCTTGCACGTCATCAA GGACGACACCTCGGCCAATGCGACCTTCTTCCAGCACCTGGTGGAGGATCGCCCAGAGTCGGGCTCCTCCTACTGTGAGTTCCTGCAGTACATCCAGCAGCAGGTATCCTAG
- the sec24b gene encoding protein transport protein Sec24B isoform X3 — MGYYGAPPQQRNDPTIPSHCMGMSSKAPVTNSGHHVNNYYQNHCQVAPPSSAPPPQQHAAAVPSSAPPPSAHYAQFQQQHPPYATPRAYYGQMAYHASPAQSQQQQPTLLPAPPSGPGAPLYPIISYPSAPGTSQYGTLVSNQMGTTPRTIQYSNLQPGSTTTAAMHPGYNVAPSTQMASAVNGQGSTIASTAHQHYDHQASYGGTANGERPPSGTPTTSVHSSPGHHQGTQFGYVANSGTISASGPTAAPSSSSSEDDEDDDEEEEDEEAGGDTSSSTTGSASPVPNSYDSLEEGNYPDSMPPSANMTNQASPYGSYGYPTMQPAYGGGPTPLTDSQASRDLLGPSGYQQYPQPFPSLSQLSAALGGLSGVPELEVEALRPVNLLQERNLLPSRPLQAPEPNLSSELKKVNCSPQTFRCTLTSIPQTQALLSKARLPLGLLLHPFRDLEQLPVITSNTIVRCRYCRTYINPFVTFLDQRRWKCNLCYRVNDVPDEFMYNPVTRSYGEPHKRPEVQNATVEFIASSDYMLRPPQPAVYLFMLDVSHNAVESGYLKYFCESLMENLDKLPGDSRTKVGFLTFDSNVHFYNLQEGLSQPQMLVVTDIDDVFIPSHDSLMVSWKESKELIKDLLTSLPAMFTQSRETHSALGPALQAAFKLMSPTGGRVSVFQTQLPTLGAGLLQSREDPSQRASAKAVQHLGPATDFYKKFALDCSGQQIGVDLFLLSSQYADLASLACVSKYSAGSIFYYPSFHHIHNPAQLEKFQKDLERYLSRKMGFEAVMRIRCTKGLSIHTFHGNFFVRSTDLLSLANVNPDSAFAVQMSIDDSLVDSSLACFQAALLYTSSKGKRRIRVHTLCLPVVNQLSDVYAGADVQAITCLLANMAIDRSVSSSLSDARDALMNAAVDFVSAYKSNVSNLQHSGLVVPAAMRLLPLYILSLLKQRAFRTGMSTRLDERVFAMCEFKTQPLQQLMRMVHPDLYRLDNVSDQGALHLNDRLVPQPPLLHLSAERLSRDGAFLMDCGSVFYLWVGKCCNEMFIRDVLDYPNYASIPTNMSCIPELETLLSERVRAFLDWLQDNRAFSCILHVIKDDTSANATFFQHLVEDRPESGSSYCEFLQYIQQQVS; from the exons ATGGGTTATTATGGGGCCCCACCTCAGCAACGGAACGACCCCACCATCCCGTCACACTGCATGGGCATGTCCAGCAAAGCCCCCGTCACAAACAGTGGCCACCATGTGAATAACTACTACCAGAATCACTGTCAGGTAGCACCCCCAAGCTCAGCGCCCCCTCCCCAGCAACACGCTGCTGCCGTTCCTTCCTCAGCACCTCCGCCAAGCGCCCACTACGCCCAATTCCAGCAGCAACATCCACCCTATGCCACTCCAAGAGCTTATTATGGACAGATGGCATACCACGCATCCCCAGCTCAGTCCCAGCAGCAACAGCCCACCTTGTTGCCGGCACCACCTAGTGGTCCCGGGGCCCCCCTCTACCCCATCATTTCCTACCCATCTGCACCAGGGACGAGCCAGTACGGCACGCTCGTCTCCAACCAGATGGGCACCACGCCTAGAACGATCCAGTACAGCAACCTCCAGCCAGGCtctacaacaacagcagcaatgCACCCTGGGTACAATGTGGCCCCTTCTACTCAGATGGCATCAGCCGTCAATGGTCAAGGAAGCACAA TTGCAAGCACAGCCCACCAACACTACGACCATCAGGCCTCCTACGGCGGCACTGCGAACGGAGAACGACCACCCTCGGGAACTCCCACAACGTCAGTACATTCCTCACCAGGCCACCATCAAG GCACGCAGTTTGGCTATGTCGCTAATAGCGGCACGATCTCGGCCTCTGGTCCGACCGCAGCCCCCTCATCATCTAGCtcggaggatgatgaggatgacgatgaggaggaagaggatgaggaagCAG GCGGCGACACGTCATCTTCCACCACAGGCAGTGCATCACCGGTGCCCAACAGCTATGATTCCCTGGAAGAAGGTAATTATCCAG ATTCCATGCCACCTTCAGCCAATATGACCAATCAAGCATCACCCTACGGTAGCTATGGTTACCCCACCATGCAGCCAGCCTATGGAGGAGGACCAACCCCACTCACGGACTCGCAGGCTTCTCGAGACCTGCTTGGACCGTCAGGCTACCAGCAGTACCCACAG CCCTTCCCGAGCTTGTCCCAGCTTTCTGCGGCACTAGGGGGGCTTAGCGGGGTCCCAGAGCTAGAGGTGGAAGCCCTCAGGCCTGTCAACCTTCTGCAGGAGAGGAACCTGCTCCCCTCAAGACCCCTGCAGGCCCCTGAACCCAACCTGAGCTCAGAGCTAAAGAAGGTCAACTGCAGCCCTCA GACGTTCCGGTGTACCCTGACCAGCATCCCTCAAACGCAGGCTCTGCTCAGCAAGGCCAGACTGCCACTTGGCCTCCTGCTTCACCCCTTCAGAGACTTAGAG CAACTGCCAGTTATCACATCCAACACCATAGTTCGCTGTCGCTACTGCCGCACCTACATCAACCCCTTTGTTACCTTCCTGGACCAGCGACGGTGGAAGTGTAACCTCTGCTATCGGGTCAACGATG TACCAGATGAGTTCATGTACAACCCAGTAACGAGGTCATATGGCGAACCTCACAAGCGACCGGAGGTCCAAAACGCCACCGTAGAGTTCATCGCCTCCTCAGATTACATG CTACGGCCCCCTCAGCCGGCGGTCTACCTATTCATGCTGGACGTTTCCCACAATGCCGTGGAAAGCGGGTACCTGAAATACTTCTGCGAGTCTCTCATGGAGAACCTGGATAA GTTGCCTGGAGACTCGCGCACCAAGGTGGGATTCCTCACGTTCGACAGCAACGTCCACTTCTACAACCTTCAGGAGGGACTTTCCCAGCCACAGATGTTGGTGGTGACTGATATTGATG atGTCTTCATACCATCTCATGATAGTCTAATGGTGAGCTGGAAGGAGAGTAAAGAG CTGATCAAGGACCTGCTGACCTCCCTCCCCGCCATGTTCACCCAGAGCAGGGAGACGCACAGCGCACTGGGCCCCGCCCTGCAGGCCGCCTTTAAGCTCATGTCGCCCACTGGCGGACGCGTCAGCGTGTTCCAGACGCAGCTGCCCACGCTGGGCGCGGGTTTGCTGCAGTCCAGGGAGGACCCCAGCCAGCGCGCCAGTGCCAAG GCAGTGCAACATCTTGGGCCTGCCACAGACTTCTACAAGAAATTTGCACTGGATTGCTCAGGACAACAGATCGGTGTTGATCTTTTTCTGCTCAGCTCCCAGTACGCTGACCTCGCCTCACTGG CATGTGTATCCAAGTACTCTGCAGGCAGCATCTTCTACTACCCCTCCTTTCATCACATCCACAACCCAGCCCAGTTGGAGAAGTTCCAGAAGGATCTTGAACGCTACCTCAGCAGAAAGATGGGCTTCGAGGCAGTCATGAGAATACGATGCACGAAAG GTTTATCCATCCACACATTCCACGGCAACTTCTTTGTGCGCTCCACCGACCTGCTGTCCCTCGCAAACGTCAACCCGGACTCTGCTTTCGCTGTCCAGATGTCGATCGACGACTCGCTGGTCGACTCTTCTCTGGCCTGCTTCCAAGCAGCTCTGCTCTACACTTCAAGTAAAG GGAAGCGGCGTATCCGGGTCCACACTCTTTGCCTGCCTGTGGTCAACCAGCTGAGCGACGTGTACGCCGGCGCTGATGTCCAGGCCATTACATGCCTGCTGGCCAACATGG CGATCGACCGCTCCGTATCGTCCAGCCTGTCGGATGCCCGGGACGCTCTGATGAACGCAGCAGTGGACTTTGTGAGCGCCTACAAGAGCAACGTCTCCAACCTGCAGCACTCCGGCCTCGTAGTGCCAGCCGCCATGCGCCTTTTACCACTTTACATACTCTCTCTGCTTAAACAG AGAGCGTTTCGTACAGGAATGAGCACACGCCTGGACGAGCGCGTCTTCGCCATGTGCGAGTTCAAGACGCAGCCGCTGCAGCAGCTGATGCGGATGGTTCACCCCGACCTGTACCGCTTGGACAACGTGTCTGACCAG GGGGCGCTCCACCTCAACGACAGGCTGGTCCCACAGCCTCCACTACTACACTTGTCTGCAGAGAGGTTGAGCCGAGATGGAGCTTTCCTCATGGACTGCGGCAGC GTGTTTTACCTGTGGGTTGGCAAATGCTGCAATGAGATGTTCATCCGAGATGTTCTGGACTACCCCAACTATGCTTCAATCCCCACCAACATG AGTTGCATTCCTGAGCTGGAGACGTTGCTGTCGGAGAGGGTGCGAGCGTTCCTCGACTGGCTGCAGGACAACAGAGCCTTCAGCTGCATCTTGCACGTCATCAA GGACGACACCTCGGCCAATGCGACCTTCTTCCAGCACCTGGTGGAGGATCGCCCAGAGTCGGGCTCCTCCTACTGTGAGTTCCTGCAGTACATCCAGCAGCAGGTATCCTAG